In one Mucilaginibacter sp. PAMB04168 genomic region, the following are encoded:
- a CDS encoding TonB-dependent receptor, whose translation MRRTLTYYVRLTVLVSLLMHSLLQHAFAQASYVVTGRVLDSKSVPLPGASIKVNGTQQGAVADPNGNFRLELNAPVTLVISFTGMITKTVQVSSANTKVDVTLADGGKQLSDVVVVGYGTQRRSDVTGSVASVPKNRLSQLPVTNVLQALEGAVAGVNITTVSSIPGSQPAATVRGQNSITASNAPFVVVDGIPLSKTGGSLNDINPNDIASMEILKDASAAAVYGTNGANGVILITTKRGSIGKPVIRYNGYAGLENYAHVLEPRDPASFTQKYLDYLKQNNLPQQFTEPVYNNGERANYAAGRTVNWLDEISQQGVMQDHNLSVQGGSPDVKYFVSGDYLKQKGILQGYQYQRVSFRSNLDINVTDFLTVGASAFFTNNNYDGGRVNLLFATALSPYGNIYNADGTYAIYPQAPEQLYTNAFLGLTTDVVNRSVNAVGNGYADVKFDKLIKGLRYRLNVGYNYLPTRYNSYSGRLANSTIGSATATANETTGYTIDNLLYYVRDFNKHRIDFTGLYGAQRTRYFSQTSGATGFVNDALSYNNIGAGATQTAGSNSTRYALNYYMARAVYSYDQRYVATLTFRRDGSSVFGANTSKFGTFPSAALAWNISNENFIKSVKWINTLKLRGSYGKSGNEAIGVYGTITTDNSVRFPFNGVSLVGLQAGNLGNVNLQWETTKSGNIGIDFAVLNSRISGTLDFYHNITDGLLLRRVLPAVTGYANVLDNLGKTRNKGVELTVNTRNIQSKTFSWESNIVFAANKNKIVDLFGDGQNDVANNLFIGSPVGSIYDYRMTGVWQTGEDASRQDPSAKPGDLKFADTNGDGRITADDRVILGQTAPKWTGGISNTFRYQNLSLTVFIQTAQGMLRNNTDFNYADEAGRRNTPAEIGYWTPTNGSQEFQSLSYTNTRGYGYPRNASFTRLKDITLSYTVPQSMVNKLGISTLSIYASGRNLHTWTKWIGWDPQQTYYTRGVTSQANDQSAFAAGFNNNYPITRTVVLGLNISLK comes from the coding sequence ATGAGAAGAACACTAACTTATTATGTTCGGCTTACTGTGCTGGTAAGCCTTCTAATGCACAGCCTTTTGCAGCACGCCTTTGCACAGGCATCCTATGTAGTGACCGGGCGCGTACTCGATAGCAAAAGCGTGCCCCTGCCCGGTGCATCAATTAAAGTAAATGGAACACAACAAGGGGCGGTTGCTGATCCCAACGGTAACTTCAGACTTGAACTCAATGCACCGGTCACACTGGTTATATCCTTTACGGGCATGATTACCAAGACGGTGCAGGTAAGCTCTGCCAACACAAAGGTGGATGTTACCCTTGCTGATGGTGGTAAGCAGCTATCAGATGTGGTTGTTGTGGGTTACGGTACACAAAGAAGATCAGATGTAACGGGTTCGGTAGCTTCGGTACCCAAAAATCGATTGTCGCAGTTGCCGGTTACCAATGTACTGCAGGCGCTTGAGGGCGCCGTAGCCGGCGTAAATATCACTACGGTATCTTCTATCCCCGGGTCTCAGCCTGCTGCAACAGTTCGCGGTCAGAACTCCATTACTGCATCAAATGCGCCATTCGTAGTGGTAGATGGAATACCGCTGAGCAAAACAGGCGGATCACTGAACGATATCAATCCTAATGATATAGCTTCGATGGAAATACTGAAGGATGCCTCGGCAGCAGCTGTATACGGTACCAACGGTGCAAACGGAGTTATTTTAATTACAACCAAACGCGGCTCAATCGGCAAGCCGGTTATTCGGTACAACGGCTATGCAGGGCTGGAGAATTACGCTCATGTGCTCGAACCTCGCGACCCAGCTTCATTTACACAGAAGTACCTCGATTACCTTAAGCAGAACAATTTACCACAACAATTTACTGAGCCGGTTTACAACAATGGCGAACGTGCCAATTACGCAGCCGGAAGAACAGTGAACTGGTTAGACGAAATTAGTCAGCAGGGCGTGATGCAGGATCATAACCTCAGCGTTCAAGGCGGAAGTCCGGATGTTAAATACTTTGTGTCTGGCGACTACCTGAAACAGAAAGGTATTCTTCAGGGCTATCAATATCAACGCGTTAGTTTCCGTTCAAATCTGGATATTAATGTTACCGACTTTTTGACGGTAGGTGCATCTGCTTTTTTTACCAACAATAACTATGATGGTGGCCGGGTAAATCTTCTGTTTGCAACAGCACTTAGTCCATACGGCAACATTTATAATGCGGATGGTACCTATGCCATTTATCCGCAGGCCCCAGAGCAACTCTACACAAACGCTTTCCTGGGTTTAACAACTGATGTGGTTAACCGCAGCGTTAACGCGGTTGGCAACGGTTACGCAGACGTTAAATTTGATAAGCTAATTAAGGGATTAAGATACCGCCTTAATGTTGGCTATAATTATTTGCCTACCCGCTATAATAGCTACAGTGGCCGCTTGGCTAATTCAACAATAGGATCGGCAACAGCAACGGCTAATGAGACAACGGGTTATACAATTGACAACCTGCTTTATTATGTACGTGACTTTAACAAGCACCGTATTGATTTTACAGGTTTATACGGCGCTCAAAGAACGCGGTATTTTAGCCAAACTTCAGGCGCCACCGGCTTTGTTAACGATGCGCTTTCTTATAACAACATAGGTGCCGGAGCAACTCAAACAGCTGGCTCAAATTCTACTCGTTATGCGTTAAATTATTATATGGCCCGTGCGGTATATTCTTATGACCAGCGCTACGTGGCTACTTTAACTTTCCGCCGCGACGGCTCATCTGTTTTTGGTGCCAACACCAGTAAGTTTGGTACTTTTCCGTCAGCTGCATTAGCCTGGAACATCAGCAATGAGAACTTTATAAAAAGTGTAAAGTGGATCAACACGCTTAAACTGAGGGGTTCTTACGGCAAATCGGGCAATGAAGCAATTGGCGTTTACGGAACTATCACTACCGACAATAGCGTAAGATTTCCTTTTAACGGTGTAAGCCTTGTTGGTTTGCAGGCTGGTAACCTGGGTAATGTTAACCTGCAGTGGGAGACCACCAAATCAGGCAATATCGGTATAGACTTTGCCGTGCTTAACAGTCGTATAAGTGGTACCCTTGATTTTTATCATAACATTACCGATGGATTGCTGCTGCGAAGGGTGCTTCCGGCAGTAACCGGTTATGCTAACGTGTTAGACAATTTGGGTAAAACACGTAATAAGGGTGTTGAGCTTACTGTTAATACCCGCAACATACAATCTAAAACCTTTAGCTGGGAAAGTAACATTGTATTTGCCGCTAATAAGAACAAAATTGTTGACTTGTTTGGTGATGGCCAAAATGATGTTGCCAACAACTTATTTATAGGCTCGCCTGTAGGGTCGATTTACGATTACCGGATGACCGGTGTGTGGCAAACGGGAGAAGATGCTTCGAGGCAGGACCCCAGCGCAAAGCCCGGCGATCTGAAATTTGCTGACACCAACGGCGACGGCCGTATAACTGCTGATGATCGCGTTATTTTAGGGCAGACTGCCCCGAAATGGACAGGCGGTATTTCCAATACCTTCAGATACCAGAATTTAAGTTTGACCGTATTTATCCAAACAGCACAAGGTATGCTGCGAAACAATACAGATTTTAATTATGCCGATGAAGCCGGGCGCCGTAACACACCGGCCGAAATTGGATATTGGACGCCTACAAACGGCAGCCAGGAGTTCCAGTCGTTGTCTTACACTAATACGCGAGGCTATGGGTATCCGCGTAACGCTAGCTTTACACGTTTGAAAGATATAACCTTAAGCTACACAGTACCTCAAAGTATGGTTAACAAGCTGGGCATATCAACACTAAGCATTTATGCCAGCGGGCGCAACCTGCATACCTGGACCAAGTGGATTGGTTGGGACCCTCAGCAAACTTATTATACCCGCGGTGTTACCAGCCAGGCTAACGATCAGAGTGCGTTTGCAGCAGGCTTTAATAATAACTATCCCATTACGCGTACAGTTGTTTTAGGGTTAAACATTTCGTTGAAATAA
- a CDS encoding RagB/SusD family nutrient uptake outer membrane protein translates to MKRTSIIIGALVVVILGAASCKKAFLDEKPYSNYIPSTVTDSLGFEASLIGLYQYQTGTLTWSADQGWPSVWQVGTDVANATAQQQGIEVPYYTYSQLTATDRAASITWSRYYALINNANIIIDGLQSATGMGAVGKRLVEAEAKFFRGYAYNTLATLYGRVPIILHTITSPKLDFTRAPLEEVNNQITSDLAFAAANLPDLNAGNSRTNAAGKPVGRANKYMAMQVLAEAYLRMGKNDLAEQQAQAVINSGKFGLIRSRYGVRAGGAGDYYSDMFVYGNQRRSQGNTEAIWVLEQENPSLVPGGNVDNAQQRRVFGAAYYAIPGMLPADSLGGRSVGRLRLSNWVLYRLYKGNDIRNSQYSIKRRYYYNDPAPAYASLYGKPVPFTGADTLFRIAPSTLKWGAFDPNDTFGYAMIKDFIMMRLGETYLLLAEAQFKQGKIGDAVNSINVLRTRANAPQATATEMSLDLILDERARELIAEENRRMTLMRTGTLVTRALNLNSNDPQKPTTGLTNTHLLLPIPLTDIQVNKDARLEQNPGY, encoded by the coding sequence ATGAAAAGAACTTCCATTATAATAGGCGCATTAGTAGTTGTAATACTGGGCGCTGCATCCTGTAAGAAAGCTTTTTTGGATGAAAAGCCATATTCAAACTACATACCGTCAACAGTAACCGATTCGCTTGGATTTGAGGCATCCCTAATTGGTTTGTATCAATATCAAACCGGTACGCTAACATGGTCGGCTGACCAGGGCTGGCCCAGTGTTTGGCAAGTGGGTACAGATGTAGCTAATGCCACCGCACAGCAGCAGGGCATTGAAGTACCTTATTACACCTATTCGCAATTAACCGCTACAGATAGGGCTGCATCGATTACCTGGAGCCGCTATTATGCTTTAATTAACAATGCAAACATCATTATTGATGGATTACAGTCTGCCACAGGTATGGGCGCCGTAGGTAAGCGTTTGGTAGAGGCCGAGGCAAAGTTTTTTAGGGGATACGCTTATAACACCTTGGCCACGCTTTACGGTCGGGTACCTATTATTTTGCATACCATTACCAGTCCTAAGCTGGATTTTACCCGTGCACCGCTCGAAGAAGTGAACAACCAGATTACAAGCGACCTGGCATTTGCTGCAGCTAACCTGCCCGACCTGAACGCTGGCAACAGCAGAACAAACGCAGCAGGCAAACCCGTAGGCCGGGCTAACAAGTATATGGCTATGCAGGTACTTGCTGAAGCCTACTTGCGGATGGGTAAAAATGACCTGGCAGAACAGCAGGCCCAAGCCGTTATCAATAGCGGTAAGTTCGGCCTGATCCGTTCTCGTTATGGAGTTAGGGCTGGGGGTGCCGGCGACTATTATTCAGATATGTTTGTTTATGGTAACCAGCGCCGCTCACAAGGTAATACAGAGGCTATATGGGTTTTAGAGCAGGAAAACCCTTCACTGGTACCAGGCGGCAATGTGGATAATGCACAACAGCGTCGTGTTTTTGGTGCCGCCTATTATGCTATTCCAGGTATGCTACCGGCAGATTCGCTGGGCGGTAGGAGTGTAGGCAGGTTGCGCCTGAGCAATTGGGTATTATACCGGTTGTATAAAGGCAACGATATCCGCAATTCTCAGTACAGTATTAAGCGCCGGTACTACTATAATGACCCGGCACCTGCTTACGCATCCCTGTATGGTAAGCCGGTTCCGTTTACCGGTGCCGATACACTTTTTCGTATCGCACCCAGTACGCTTAAATGGGGCGCTTTCGACCCTAATGACACATTCGGCTATGCTATGATTAAAGACTTTATTATGATGCGGTTGGGCGAAACTTATCTTTTGCTGGCCGAAGCGCAGTTTAAACAAGGCAAAATAGGCGATGCTGTAAATTCTATCAACGTTTTGCGTACCCGTGCCAATGCGCCGCAGGCTACAGCAACTGAAATGTCGCTCGACCTGATATTAGACGAACGTGCAAGGGAATTGATTGCAGAAGAAAACAGACGGATGACGCTGATGCGTACCGGTACTTTAGTTACAAGGGCGTTAAATTTAAACAGTAACGATCCTCAAAAGCCAACAACTGGCCTTACCAACACCCACCTGCTGTTGCCCATTCCTTTAACAGATATTCAGGTAAATAAAGATGCCAGGCTTGAACAAAATCCGGGCTATTAA